From the genome of Pseudosulfitobacter sp. DSM 107133, one region includes:
- a CDS encoding FAD-dependent oxidoreductase, whose translation MRDARYDILFDPIKIGPLTAKNRFYQVPHCNGGGYRDPSAAAEMRGIKSQGGWAVIFTEQCEMHHTSEITPFIELRLWEDKDIPQLRRMSEKMKEHGALAGIQLAYSGINGPNLYSKEVPLAPSALPIRTFTNDPVQARAMSKSEIGDLRRWFVNAAKRSREAGFDLINLYGAHGFGIFQHFLSRATNHRTDEYGGSLENRARFAREVVADIREAVGDTMAIAMRVSLDESIGELGFSNAEVRDFIEMNRDLPDIWDLAHGAWEDCSGPSRFKEEAAQFDLVKAIHDFTDKPIVGVGRFTSPDVMVKMIKSGTLDMIGCARPSIADPFLPKKIEEGRIEDIRECIGCNICITGDMTMSISRCTQNPTFMEEWRKGWHPENMNAKGDSENVLVIGSGPAGLEAAWALCRRGYDVAVAEARDVIGGRVTRERALPGLSAWGRVVDYRDYQLSQRPNVEIYRASKLDAESVLEFGFQNVAIATGSTWRRDGVSRQHVVPMPIANGARVFTPDDLMDGTVPGGNIVIYDDDHYYMGGVLAELLVKQGAKVTLITPSAYVSDWTNNTLEQATIHARLDDMGVEIVLNRGVTEIGVDHVVSNCVYTGKIRNYECDAVVMVASRTGNDQLFHDLTARQAEWADAGIRSVKLFGDAEASGPIAWATYAGHRYARELDGEDIGDDLPFRREITELAAQ comes from the coding sequence ATGCGCGATGCACGCTATGATATTCTGTTTGATCCGATCAAGATAGGTCCGCTGACCGCGAAGAACCGGTTTTACCAAGTGCCCCACTGCAATGGCGGCGGTTATCGCGATCCGTCGGCGGCGGCGGAAATGCGTGGCATCAAATCGCAGGGGGGCTGGGCCGTCATTTTCACCGAACAGTGCGAAATGCACCATACCTCGGAAATCACACCCTTCATCGAATTGCGCCTTTGGGAAGACAAGGACATTCCGCAGTTGCGCCGGATGTCTGAAAAGATGAAGGAACATGGCGCGCTTGCCGGTATCCAGCTGGCATATTCGGGTATCAACGGCCCCAACCTCTACTCAAAAGAAGTGCCGCTGGCCCCCTCGGCGCTGCCGATCCGCACCTTTACCAATGATCCGGTACAGGCGCGCGCCATGTCAAAGTCCGAGATCGGTGATCTGCGCCGTTGGTTCGTGAACGCGGCTAAACGTTCAAGAGAAGCAGGGTTTGACCTGATCAACCTATATGGTGCGCATGGGTTCGGGATTTTCCAGCACTTCCTAAGCCGCGCCACAAACCACCGCACCGACGAATACGGCGGCAGTCTTGAAAACCGAGCGCGTTTTGCCCGCGAGGTGGTCGCGGATATCCGCGAAGCCGTGGGTGACACAATGGCCATAGCGATGCGGGTGTCGTTGGATGAATCCATCGGCGAGCTTGGGTTTTCCAATGCCGAAGTGCGGGATTTCATCGAAATGAACCGCGACCTTCCAGACATTTGGGATCTGGCTCATGGCGCCTGGGAGGATTGCTCTGGCCCGTCGCGGTTCAAGGAAGAGGCGGCACAGTTCGATCTGGTGAAAGCGATCCACGATTTCACCGACAAGCCGATTGTGGGCGTGGGGCGGTTCACGTCGCCTGATGTCATGGTCAAGATGATCAAATCGGGCACGCTGGATATGATCGGCTGTGCGCGTCCGTCGATTGCCGATCCTTTCCTGCCCAAAAAGATCGAAGAAGGCCGCATCGAGGATATCCGCGAATGTATCGGCTGCAACATTTGCATCACCGGCGACATGACCATGTCGATCAGTCGCTGCACCCAGAACCCGACGTTCATGGAAGAGTGGCGCAAGGGCTGGCACCCGGAAAACATGAATGCCAAGGGCGACAGCGAAAACGTTCTGGTCATCGGGTCGGGCCCAGCCGGGCTTGAGGCAGCATGGGCCCTGTGCCGGCGCGGCTATGACGTGGCCGTGGCCGAAGCCCGCGACGTGATTGGCGGACGGGTCACCCGCGAACGAGCCCTGCCCGGCCTGTCGGCCTGGGGGCGCGTGGTGGATTATCGCGATTATCAGCTTTCGCAGCGCCCCAACGTTGAAATCTATCGCGCCAGCAAGCTGGACGCGGAAAGCGTGCTTGAATTCGGTTTCCAGAACGTGGCGATTGCCACAGGTTCGACATGGCGGCGCGACGGGGTTTCGCGCCAACACGTGGTGCCAATGCCAATTGCCAATGGGGCCAGGGTGTTCACCCCCGACGATCTGATGGACGGCACCGTGCCGGGAGGCAACATCGTTATCTATGACGACGATCACTATTACATGGGTGGAGTATTGGCCGAGCTGTTAGTGAAACAGGGGGCAAAAGTGACGCTGATTACGCCGTCGGCCTATGTGTCGGACTGGACCAACAACACGCTGGAACAGGCGACAATCCATGCCAGGCTGGACGACATGGGTGTCGAGATTGTCCTGAACCGCGGTGTTACGGAAATCGGGGTCGACCATGTTGTCAGCAATTGCGTCTATACGGGCAAGATCCGCAACTATGAATGCGATGCTGTCGTGATGGTTGCCTCGCGTACCGGCAACGACCAGCTGTTCCATGATCTGACAGCGCGTCAGGCAGAGTGGGCAGATGCGGGTATCCGTTCGGTCAAACTGTTCGGGGATGCCGAAGCATCGGGGCCAATTGCATGGGCCACTTACGCCGGCCATCGCTATGCCCGCGAACTGGACGGGGAGGACATCGGTGATGACCTGCCATTCCGCCGCGAGATTACCGAACTGGCTGCGCAATGA
- a CDS encoding LysR substrate-binding domain-containing protein → MPLRYTLRQLEYLVAVGETGSIAGASQQVNVSSPSVSAGVSQLEEELGVKLFVRHHAQGLTPTAAGREILAHARYVLQQAGMLRDLAGDLSDSVRGPLSIGCLSTFAQILLPGLRQSFVAQHSDVRTTQIEADQSGLFSLLRQGKIDLAMTYDLDLPRDLTFLPILALPPLVALYETHPLAHLPEISVSELAPYPMVLLDLPHSAEYFLSFFTEAGLRANIAERTRDMAVMRGLVANGFGYSIINVRPQSDLAPDGKHIRFIPLSGGQRPMKLGILATGGANHTRLLSAFVSHAQSWIETRADTLLSPHSNSG, encoded by the coding sequence ATGCCACTGCGCTACACACTCAGACAACTGGAGTATCTCGTCGCTGTGGGCGAAACCGGCAGCATTGCGGGCGCTTCACAGCAGGTAAACGTTTCTTCTCCGTCTGTGTCCGCCGGTGTTTCCCAGCTGGAAGAAGAACTGGGCGTTAAGCTTTTTGTACGCCACCACGCCCAGGGTTTGACCCCGACTGCCGCAGGGCGCGAAATACTTGCCCATGCCCGTTATGTGCTACAGCAGGCCGGTATGCTGCGTGATCTGGCGGGGGATTTGTCGGACAGTGTGCGCGGCCCGTTGTCGATCGGCTGTCTCAGCACCTTTGCCCAAATCCTGTTGCCCGGATTGCGACAAAGCTTTGTCGCGCAACATAGCGACGTGCGCACCACCCAGATCGAGGCCGACCAATCAGGCCTGTTCAGTCTGCTGCGACAGGGCAAAATTGATCTTGCCATGACCTATGATCTGGATCTGCCCCGCGACCTGACCTTTCTGCCGATCCTTGCCTTGCCGCCCTTGGTCGCCCTGTATGAAACCCACCCGCTTGCCCATCTGCCCGAAATTTCGGTCAGCGAACTGGCACCCTACCCGATGGTCCTTCTGGATCTGCCGCACAGCGCCGAATATTTCCTGTCCTTCTTCACCGAAGCCGGCCTGCGCGCGAACATAGCAGAACGCACGCGCGATATGGCCGTGATGCGCGGGCTGGTGGCAAACGGTTTTGGCTATTCGATCATAAACGTGCGTCCGCAAAGTGATCTGGCACCCGATGGAAAACATATTCGTTTCATACCGTTATCCGGTGGGCAGCGTCCGATGAAGCTGGGCATTCTCGCCACTGGTGGGGCAAATCACACCCGGCTGCTAAGCGCCTTTGTCAGCCACGCCCAAAGCTGGATTGAAACGCGGGCTGATACATTGCTGAGCCCACATTCGAACAGCGGCTGA
- the argE gene encoding acetylornithine deacetylase, with product MTPYAQTLENLGRLIAFPTISAESNLALIDHAEDLLTKAGCATRRIPDPVLAKSGLVARIGPSGPGGVLLSAHSDVVPVAGQAWTRPPFEMTQEGDKIFGRGTTDMKGYLAAMLSLAQRVDATALRAPLMFIISYDEEIGCQGLRKMLPAFAGLGWRPELCIVGEPTSMRPAIGHKGKSALRATCRGVAGHSALAPKYINALHLAADFITALRIIQHEYGGSDVQDTAYDVPYSTVHAGTLQGGTALNIVPERAVVEFELRHLPQDELSTFLKRLTHAVGHICAPFQAEYPDVGIDIEVTNTYPGLDIAPDHLAVRRVGRLCGSEDVTKVAFGTEAGFVAGLGIPTVVCGPGSMEGQGHKADEFVALSQLGRCDRMMDRLLAELSGQKTAL from the coding sequence ATGACACCCTATGCTCAGACGCTCGAAAATCTCGGGCGTCTGATTGCCTTTCCCACAATCAGCGCCGAAAGCAATCTGGCGCTGATTGACCATGCCGAAGATCTGTTGACCAAAGCCGGATGTGCAACCCGGCGCATTCCTGATCCCGTGCTGGCCAAATCCGGTCTGGTCGCACGGATCGGGCCCAGCGGGCCGGGGGGCGTGCTGCTTTCGGCGCACAGCGACGTGGTGCCGGTTGCAGGGCAGGCGTGGACGCGGCCGCCTTTCGAGATGACGCAAGAGGGCGACAAGATTTTTGGCCGTGGCACCACCGACATGAAGGGGTATCTGGCGGCCATGCTGTCGCTGGCGCAACGGGTGGACGCGACCGCGCTCAGGGCACCGTTGATGTTCATCATTTCCTATGATGAAGAAATCGGGTGTCAGGGCCTGCGCAAGATGCTGCCAGCGTTTGCGGGTCTAGGCTGGCGTCCTGAACTTTGCATCGTGGGCGAGCCGACGTCGATGCGCCCTGCCATCGGGCACAAGGGCAAATCAGCGCTTCGCGCCACATGTCGCGGGGTTGCAGGGCATTCAGCACTGGCCCCCAAATACATCAACGCGCTGCATCTGGCAGCAGACTTCATCACCGCATTGCGCATCATTCAGCATGAATATGGCGGGTCTGATGTACAGGACACTGCCTATGACGTGCCTTACAGCACGGTTCATGCCGGAACCCTTCAGGGCGGCACAGCATTAAACATTGTGCCTGAACGGGCGGTTGTGGAATTTGAGCTGCGCCATCTTCCGCAAGACGAACTTTCGACGTTCTTGAAGCGTCTGACCCATGCCGTCGGTCACATTTGCGCACCGTTTCAGGCCGAATATCCGGATGTGGGAATAGATATCGAGGTGACCAATACCTATCCCGGTCTGGATATTGCGCCTGACCATCTTGCAGTGCGACGTGTTGGGCGGCTTTGCGGTTCCGAGGATGTGACCAAAGTGGCCTTTGGCACCGAAGCGGGCTTTGTTGCCGGGCTTGGCATTCCGACCGTTGTTTGCGGGCCGGGCAGCATGGAAGGGCAGGGACACAAGGCGGACGAATTCGTCGCTCTTTCCCAGCTCGGACGCTGTGACAGGATGATGGACCGCCTGCTTGCCGAGCTTTCAGGCCAGAAAACCGCCCTGTGA
- a CDS encoding ABC transporter permease → MSEATAHHTDTPQRRRQINLPYVGLAPAWLLMIFALIIPILIIIAVSFAVRGAYGGFDWGFDLSGYRQILFNEGWTGEMEFTPQYLIIILRTILLATVTTVLCLILAVPVAYWIAGQPGHRKSVLVFLVTLPFWMSMILRVYAWMIILGKDGPLLRFFEFFGAPSGMTLMYNDGATLAAMVYTYIPLMVLPVFASIEKLDGTLIEAAHDLYGNRWTTLRRVILPLTAPGIASGVILVFVPAFGAVLEPTLMGGGKQMMMGSLIQLQFGGGRNWPFGAAIAMILMMFVMLVLIGLALRSARNEGES, encoded by the coding sequence ATGAGCGAAGCGACGGCACATCATACAGACACGCCGCAGCGGCGGCGCCAGATCAACCTGCCGTATGTTGGGCTTGCACCGGCATGGCTGCTGATGATCTTTGCGTTGATCATTCCGATCCTCATCATCATTGCTGTCTCGTTCGCAGTCAGGGGCGCCTATGGCGGCTTTGATTGGGGGTTTGATCTGTCGGGCTATCGCCAGATCCTCTTCAACGAAGGCTGGACCGGAGAGATGGAGTTCACGCCCCAGTATCTGATCATCATTCTGCGCACCATTTTGCTGGCGACAGTGACAACTGTGCTGTGTCTGATACTGGCCGTGCCGGTGGCCTATTGGATCGCAGGGCAGCCGGGCCACAGAAAGTCTGTTCTGGTGTTCCTTGTGACGCTGCCGTTCTGGATGTCGATGATCCTGCGCGTTTATGCGTGGATGATCATTCTGGGCAAGGACGGTCCGCTGCTGCGCTTTTTCGAATTCTTCGGCGCGCCCTCTGGCATGACGTTGATGTACAACGATGGCGCGACGCTGGCCGCAATGGTCTATACCTATATTCCGCTGATGGTGCTGCCCGTTTTTGCATCCATCGAAAAACTTGATGGAACGCTGATCGAGGCCGCCCATGATCTGTACGGCAACCGCTGGACAACATTGCGGCGGGTGATCTTGCCGCTGACGGCTCCGGGCATCGCATCCGGGGTGATCCTTGTCTTTGTACCTGCATTCGGCGCTGTCCTTGAACCGACCCTGATGGGCGGGGGCAAGCAGATGATGATGGGATCGCTTATCCAGCTGCAATTCGGCGGGGGCCGCAATTGGCCCTTTGGAGCGGCGATTGCCATGATCCTGATGATGTTTGTGATGCTGGTTCTGATTGGTCTGGCACTGCGCAGCGCCCGTAACGAGGGTGAATCATGA
- a CDS encoding DUF1028 domain-containing protein, which produces MTFSLVARCPDTGMFGVAISSSSPAVAARCSYTRAGVGSVASQNVTDPTLGPLTLDLMQGGLSAEAAVAKVAASAKFVEYRQVLAVDINGGTAIHSGPKSLGIWTQAQAENVASGGNLLDNDRVPQAIVDGYLSARGHIGDRLIAALRAGLAAGGEAGPVHSAGMQIVDKVAWPVADLRCDWTEDCPIEAIATAWEVYKPQLDAYVQRALDPREAPSYGVPGDD; this is translated from the coding sequence ATGACCTTTTCTCTGGTTGCCCGTTGCCCCGACACCGGCATGTTCGGCGTTGCCATTTCCTCCTCCTCTCCGGCGGTGGCGGCGCGCTGTTCCTATACCCGCGCCGGCGTCGGGTCGGTGGCCTCGCAAAATGTCACCGACCCGACGCTTGGGCCGCTGACGCTGGATTTGATGCAGGGCGGTCTGAGCGCCGAAGCCGCCGTTGCCAAGGTCGCGGCGTCGGCGAAATTCGTTGAATACCGTCAGGTTCTGGCCGTCGACATCAACGGTGGCACGGCGATTCATTCGGGGCCAAAGTCGCTTGGTATCTGGACACAGGCCCAGGCCGAAAATGTCGCGTCGGGCGGTAACCTATTGGACAATGATCGCGTCCCGCAGGCCATCGTCGACGGATATCTGTCGGCGCGCGGCCATATCGGTGACAGGTTGATTGCCGCCCTGCGCGCGGGCCTCGCAGCCGGCGGCGAAGCAGGCCCCGTGCATTCCGCCGGCATGCAGATTGTTGACAAGGTCGCGTGGCCTGTTGCCGATCTGCGTTGTGACTGGACCGAGGACTGTCCGATCGAGGCCATCGCAACCGCATGGGAAGTCTACAAGCCGCAGCTTGACGCCTATGTCCAGCGCGCGCTCGATCCGCGCGAAGCACCTTCCTACGGTGTGCCGGGCGACGATTGA
- a CDS encoding aldehyde dehydrogenase produces the protein MLDYSLRDWKARAAALTLRGKAFIDGQFVDALSGETFDDINPANGAVLTAVAACDTQDVDRAVAAGRRAFEAGHWSRMAPGDRKAVLLKLADLIRSNLEEMALLDSLDMGKTITDAVTVDAPGSAHFFQWYAEAIDKIYDEVAPTGPGNLALVRRVPLGVVGAVTPWNFPLDMATWKAAAALAAGNSVVLKPAEQSPLSALRLAELAAEAGVPDGVFNVVPGYGHTAGKALGLHMDVDCLAFTGSTAIGKMFMQYSGQSNLKQVWPETGGKSPNIVFADCDNLDAAADMAAFGIFFNQGAVCSANSRLYVERSIKDEFVAKLLQRAEAMQPGDPLDPASRMGAIVDEKQTQGILGFIENGKNSANLVTGGNRVLVGGKGCFVQPTIFDDVTQDNALARDEIFGPVLSVIAFDSEDDAVRMANDSIYGLAASVWTDNLSRACRVADRLHVGTVSVNTVDALSAQTPFGGMKQSGFGRDLSLHSLDKYTALKTTWIKYQA, from the coding sequence ATGTTAGACTATTCTCTTCGCGACTGGAAAGCCCGCGCCGCCGCTCTGACTTTGCGGGGCAAGGCCTTTATTGATGGTCAGTTTGTCGATGCGCTCTCGGGCGAGACTTTTGATGACATCAATCCTGCCAACGGTGCCGTTCTGACGGCCGTTGCCGCCTGTGACACCCAAGACGTCGACCGCGCCGTGGCCGCCGGTCGGCGCGCATTCGAGGCTGGTCATTGGTCACGCATGGCACCGGGTGACCGGAAGGCCGTGCTTTTGAAACTGGCCGACCTGATCCGCAGCAATCTTGAGGAAATGGCCCTGCTGGACAGTCTGGACATGGGCAAGACAATCACCGACGCCGTGACCGTGGACGCACCGGGGTCGGCGCATTTCTTTCAGTGGTACGCAGAGGCAATCGACAAGATCTATGACGAAGTCGCCCCGACCGGCCCCGGCAATCTGGCGCTTGTGCGTCGCGTTCCCCTGGGGGTCGTCGGTGCGGTGACGCCTTGGAACTTCCCGCTGGATATGGCGACGTGGAAGGCCGCGGCAGCGCTGGCCGCGGGCAACTCGGTCGTCCTGAAACCAGCCGAGCAATCACCGCTTTCCGCGCTGCGTCTGGCCGAATTGGCTGCCGAAGCGGGTGTGCCCGACGGCGTGTTCAATGTGGTGCCCGGATATGGGCACACAGCGGGCAAAGCGCTGGGGTTGCACATGGATGTCGATTGCCTTGCCTTCACAGGCTCGACAGCCATCGGCAAGATGTTCATGCAATACTCGGGCCAGTCGAACCTGAAACAGGTTTGGCCGGAAACGGGCGGCAAAAGCCCCAACATCGTCTTTGCCGATTGTGACAATCTGGATGCAGCAGCCGATATGGCGGCCTTTGGGATTTTCTTCAATCAGGGCGCGGTCTGCTCGGCCAATTCACGGCTGTATGTTGAACGTTCGATCAAAGATGAGTTTGTGGCCAAGCTGCTCCAGCGCGCCGAAGCGATGCAGCCCGGCGATCCGCTGGATCCGGCATCCAGGATGGGTGCAATCGTTGACGAAAAGCAAACGCAGGGCATCCTTGGGTTTATTGAAAACGGCAAGAACAGCGCCAATCTGGTGACCGGTGGCAATCGTGTTCTGGTCGGGGGCAAAGGCTGTTTCGTTCAGCCGACCATCTTTGACGATGTCACGCAGGACAATGCGCTGGCGCGGGATGAAATCTTTGGGCCGGTTCTTTCGGTCATCGCCTTTGACAGCGAAGATGACGCCGTGCGCATGGCCAACGATTCCATTTACGGCCTCGCGGCTTCTGTCTGGACAGACAATCTCAGCCGCGCATGTCGGGTGGCAGACCGCCTGCATGTCGGCACGGTTTCGGTGAACACGGTCGATGCGCTTTCGGCGCAAACGCCCTTTGGCGGGATGAAGCAATCCGGCTTTGGGCGCGATCTGTCGCTGCATTCACTGGACAAATACACCGCCCTGAAAACCACCTGGATCAAGTATCAGGCCTGA
- a CDS encoding ABC transporter permease, whose protein sequence is MKQQHDVKRYPGLGIISTVFFIYLYAPLGIVVLYSFNANRITSVWTEFSFKWYGSALNNSALMSALKTSLTVAAIATVMATTIALLAALSIIRGKNVRYRKLSETMVNLPLLLPEIVLAVATLILFSLIGLQNGMVKLVIAHSAFCTPFAFLPIRARLQGMPLDFEEAATDLYASRWTVFRRVTLPLIFPGLFSGAMLAFLISMDDFITSNMLSSGGTTTLPVYIFSLIRAGTSPELNAIATMLIVASLVLATVALTVAARGQRTDAT, encoded by the coding sequence ATGAAACAGCAACATGATGTGAAACGCTATCCGGGGCTTGGCATAATCAGCACGGTCTTTTTCATCTATCTCTATGCACCGCTGGGCATTGTCGTTTTGTATTCGTTCAATGCCAACCGCATCACCAGTGTCTGGACCGAATTTTCGTTCAAATGGTATGGCTCTGCGCTGAACAACAGCGCGTTGATGTCTGCGCTCAAAACGTCTTTGACCGTGGCAGCCATCGCCACCGTCATGGCGACGACGATCGCACTTCTGGCTGCTTTGTCGATCATCAGGGGCAAAAATGTACGATACCGTAAGCTTTCAGAGACAATGGTGAACCTGCCGTTGCTGTTGCCCGAAATTGTACTGGCCGTTGCAACGCTGATCCTGTTTTCCCTGATCGGCCTTCAGAACGGCATGGTCAAACTGGTGATTGCGCACTCGGCCTTTTGCACGCCCTTTGCCTTTTTGCCGATACGGGCGCGGCTGCAAGGAATGCCGCTGGATTTCGAAGAAGCCGCCACAGACCTCTACGCATCGCGCTGGACCGTGTTTCGCCGCGTGACCCTGCCGTTGATTTTTCCGGGGCTGTTTTCAGGAGCGATGCTCGCCTTCCTGATATCAATGGACGATTTCATCACGTCGAACATGCTCAGCTCGGGCGGTACGACCACCTTGCCGGTCTACATCTTCTCATTGATCCGTGCGGGCACGTCACCTGAACTGAATGCCATCGCGACGATGCTGATCGTTGCATCGTTGGTGCTGGCAACTGTCGCCCTGACTGTGGCCGCGCGTGGCCAGAGAACGGACGCAACTTAA
- a CDS encoding RidA family protein: MAHTRIRKFNTGDTYPEQNLDNDLCQAVVTQGGKTVWLRGQCPQNLDDAKNINSHDPVEQTHKVMQNIKQLIEEAGGEMAHLVKVVVYITDVRHREAVYRTMGEYIKGVHPVSTGLVVQALARPEWLVEIDGTAVIPEGYGA; this comes from the coding sequence ATGGCCCATACCCGCATCCGCAAATTCAACACCGGCGACACCTATCCGGAGCAGAACCTGGACAACGATCTGTGTCAGGCCGTGGTGACCCAGGGCGGCAAGACGGTCTGGCTGCGTGGCCAGTGCCCGCAAAATCTGGACGATGCCAAGAACATCAACAGCCACGATCCGGTCGAGCAAACCCACAAGGTCATGCAGAACATCAAGCAGTTGATCGAAGAGGCCGGTGGCGAGATGGCGCATCTGGTCAAGGTTGTCGTCTACATCACCGACGTGCGCCACCGCGAGGCGGTGTACCGCACCATGGGCGAATACATCAAAGGGGTGCATCCGGTTTCGACGGGGCTGGTGGTGCAGGCGCTGGCGCGGCCCGAATGGCTGGTTGAAATCGACGGAACAGCGGTGATTCCGGAGGGGTACGGCGCATGA
- a CDS encoding ABC transporter ATP-binding protein: MNRQNAVEVIDVSKNFGSYQALSSVNFEIRENEFFTMLGPSGCGKTTLLRMIAGFETPDTGRLLLHGRDIVDIPPHKRRVNTVFQSYALFPHMTLAQNVAFGLENMGWDKARITARVGEMLERVHMSAFANRKPAQLSGGQRQRIALARALAPEPEVLLLDEPLSALDLKLRQAMRDELRTLQRDTGITFVFVTHDQEEALDMSDRIAVLGSGQVQQIGTPLQIYEEPSNRFVADFVGETNFFEVDVLKATEKTATVRTPFGQVISVPSPTQVPVGKATLSIRPEKLNLGDQVEGVDFLAEVVKKQYLGGYTHYLLSAGGVEIRASRRNASRESDTIAVGSPVHVGFIEGSARVLAA; encoded by the coding sequence ATGAACCGGCAAAATGCTGTTGAAGTGATCGACGTTTCAAAGAATTTCGGATCATACCAGGCGCTCAGCTCGGTCAATTTCGAGATCCGAGAGAACGAGTTTTTCACGATGCTTGGCCCATCGGGATGTGGCAAAACGACATTGCTGCGCATGATTGCCGGTTTCGAGACACCCGACACCGGCCGGTTGCTGCTGCACGGGCGCGACATCGTTGACATCCCTCCGCACAAGCGGCGGGTGAACACGGTGTTTCAAAGTTATGCGCTGTTTCCGCATATGACACTTGCCCAGAACGTGGCCTTCGGTCTTGAAAATATGGGTTGGGACAAGGCACGGATCACCGCGCGGGTGGGCGAAATGCTCGAGCGGGTGCACATGAGCGCCTTTGCCAATCGCAAACCTGCGCAACTTTCGGGCGGGCAGCGTCAACGTATTGCCCTGGCGCGCGCGCTTGCCCCCGAACCCGAAGTGCTGCTGCTGGACGAACCGCTTTCGGCACTGGATCTGAAACTACGTCAGGCCATGCGCGACGAGCTGCGCACACTTCAGCGCGACACCGGCATCACCTTTGTGTTCGTGACTCATGACCAGGAAGAGGCGCTGGACATGTCCGACCGCATTGCGGTTCTGGGCAGCGGGCAGGTTCAGCAGATTGGTACGCCGTTGCAGATCTACGAAGAGCCGTCCAACAGGTTTGTTGCGGATTTTGTCGGGGAAACAAACTTCTTCGAGGTCGATGTTCTGAAAGCAACCGAAAAGACCGCAACTGTGCGCACGCCGTTTGGCCAGGTCATCAGCGTGCCGTCCCCGACCCAGGTGCCGGTCGGCAAGGCGACGCTGTCGATCCGGCCCGAGAAACTGAACCTTGGCGATCAGGTCGAGGGCGTCGATTTTCTGGCGGAGGTTGTGAAGAAACAGTATCTGGGCGGTTATACCCATTATCTGCTGTCTGCGGGTGGCGTTGAAATCCGCGCGTCGCGGCGCAATGCCTCACGCGAAAGCGATACCATCGCGGTGGGCAGCCCCGTGCACGTCGGTTTCATCGAAGGCTCTGCACGGGTGCTTGCGGCATGA
- a CDS encoding extracellular solute-binding protein: MTKFYAATAIALCFGSAVAAEGTLNLYVWSDSIAPELIEKFSNEYDVQVNVDGYSSNEDLLTKLQAGSSGYDIASPSQHFLRIMIDAGLLENFGANTLDAYANIQEKYRNQWWDETQEYSIPIAYGSAGFAVNTDEYTGPTDSLKYFFEPEGELAGRIAMLSYPDEVVGAAQLYLGVPFCSEDPAEMKRVLDLLMAQKESVAVYSSDNIEGRMGSGEVAAHFWWDGEVVRAAASGAPVEYAMTKEGLVGWIDSLVIPKGAQNRENAIRFIEFISTPENATIQMNHYAHSSPMNVIEAEKKYTVENAPGLYPTVPVVMSRTCSPKAQDLVTRVWTQLLQ, encoded by the coding sequence ATGACAAAATTTTACGCAGCAACGGCAATCGCCCTGTGCTTTGGCAGCGCGGTGGCAGCAGAGGGGACGCTGAACCTCTACGTCTGGTCAGACTCCATCGCCCCCGAACTGATTGAAAAGTTTTCGAATGAATACGATGTTCAGGTCAACGTGGACGGCTATTCCTCGAACGAAGACCTGCTGACCAAGCTTCAGGCAGGGTCGTCGGGCTATGATATTGCATCGCCGTCGCAGCACTTTTTGCGCATCATGATCGACGCGGGTCTGCTGGAGAACTTTGGCGCCAACACGCTTGATGCCTATGCGAATATCCAGGAAAAATATCGCAACCAGTGGTGGGACGAAACACAGGAATACTCGATCCCGATCGCCTATGGCTCCGCAGGCTTTGCCGTTAACACCGACGAATACACCGGCCCCACCGACAGCCTGAAATACTTCTTCGAGCCCGAAGGTGAACTGGCCGGTCGCATCGCAATGCTGTCTTACCCCGATGAGGTCGTGGGCGCTGCGCAGCTGTATCTTGGCGTTCCGTTCTGTTCCGAAGATCCCGCAGAAATGAAACGCGTCCTGGATCTTTTGATGGCACAGAAAGAAAGCGTCGCGGTCTATTCTTCGGACAATATCGAAGGGCGCATGGGCTCGGGAGAGGTTGCTGCACACTTCTGGTGGGACGGCGAGGTTGTGCGCGCGGCTGCTTCCGGTGCGCCGGTAGAATACGCGATGACCAAAGAAGGTCTGGTTGGCTGGATCGACAGCCTGGTGATCCCCAAGGGCGCGCAGAACCGCGAGAATGCGATCAGGTTCATCGAGTTCATTTCGACACCCGAAAACGCAACCATCCAAATGAACCATTACGCGCATTCTTCGCCGATGAACGTCATCGAAGCCGAAAAGAAATACACCGTGGAAAATGCCCCC